GTCGACAACCCGGTGCGGCAGGTCCGCCTCAGCTTCCTCGTGGGCTGAGGGGCGGGCTGCCGGCGCTCGCCCTGGCCGTGGCCTCGCTGGCCGCGGACGGCTCCAGGTCGAGTACGAGATCGGCCGGATCGGGCGGCGTGTTCGGGGGTGGGCATCCGCACGCCGGCGGCGCACTGCGCAGGCGGATGATGCGCGCCAGCGCCGCGTCGTACCGCACCAGCACCTCGTTCATGATGACGACGAGGTTGCCCACGTCGTCGCGTGGGCCAGGGTAGAAGCAGCGACCGTCGAGCTGCCCGTGGACGACGATCCGCCGGGCGGTGCGCGTCACGTCGCGGACGGGCGCGTAGGCGAGGCGCGCCAGCACCCAGGCGATGGGCGCGAAGAGGGTCAGCAGCAGGGTGCTGGCGAGCAGGAGCGTCACCCACAGTGACGACGGGGCGACGGCCATAGCCGGCCCGGCCAGCAGGACGGTCAGCCCGCTCAACGCCAGCAGCAGGGCGGCGGCGCAGACCATCGCGCCGAGCCACAGCTTGAACCGTATCGACATGCCGATCTCCCTCGTCTGGAAGGCTACACCAGACCAGGGGCGAGCGGCGCGGCTCGGGCTGGCGGCTCAGGCGAGCGTGGACGTGGCGTCGCGGGCCGTCAGCGATGCCAGCCGCTCGTCCAGGATGCGGATGCGCCGGGCCAGCACCCGGATCAGCTCGATGGACAGCTCCGGGTACCGCCGCAGCTCCTGGATCAGCTCCCAGCGTGAGAGCAGCGCGCAGCGGACCGGTGTGACGGCCACCACCGACGAGGACCGGGTGTCATCGTCGAGCACGGCCATCTCGCCGAAGATGTCGCCTTCGTCCAGGCGGGCCAGGATGACCGCCTTTCCGCCCTCTTCCGGCTCGCGCGACACATCGACCTGCCCGTCCAGGATCAGGTAGAGTGCCACCGCCGACGTCCCCTGACGGAGAATGGTGGTGCCGGGGTCGAAGCGCCGGATCGTCATGAGATCGCCGATGCGGGAGCGCTGACGCTCGTCCAGCGGGGCGAACAGCGGAGCGGTTCGGAGCGCCGTTTCGAGGTTCATCGCACTCCCTAGTCGGTCTCACGGACGACCGTGAACTGCTTTCCGAACTCACGGTCTGGCGTGAGGTGTGGGATCTTGACCTGGGCCTCGGGCGCGCCGGCGCTCACACGGGCCTGCTTGTAGGCGTCGAACGTACCGGGCGCGACGATCTTCAGGACGGCCGGTCCGAGCCGCAACGACTCGCGCTTTGTCTCGTACTCGACGTTCTCGGTGCAGAGGGCATGATCGATCTGCCCGGCCAGCCCGCGCAACTGCTCGTCGGAGAGATCCTGCTTCAGCTCCAGGTAGAAGGCGTAGCGGGGCGGCGAGTCGAACTGTGGGACCGCTGCGAAGTGCCGAATCGCGTCCTCCCACTCGGTGCCCTCGACCGTCGCCATCATCGCCGCCGTCACCTGCTGCTCGGCCAGCTTCTCGCCCGTCATCGAGGTCATCCCCCGACCTTTGCGGACGAACTCGATCAACGGCACGTCGTGGTAGAAGTCCACGACCCGGATGACGTCGTTGATGTCGTAGCGGTACAGGCCGGCCGAGGTCGTGAAGAGGATGTAGTAGTCACGGTTCGGCTGCAGCTCGGCGGCCGTCAGAACGGGCGGGTTGGCCTGGTCCCGCGCCTCGACGGGGATGAACTCGAAGAAGCTGGTGGTGACGGCCAGTGCGCCAGCCGAGCCAGCATCGGTCAGCGGGATCGAGCCGCAGCCCTCGCTGGCGAGGTAGCCACGGTCGCGGATCGGCAGGTTCGGGAACCAGCGGCGCAACTGGCGGAAGTAGAGCGGCATCGTGCCGCCCTTCCAGCAGAGCACCGTGGCCAGGTCCGGCCAGATCTCCAGCGGACGGAGCTCGCCGCTGTTGCGGACCAGGGCGGCCAACTCGTCGGCCCGGCGGGGGTTTGGCGCGAGCCGGGCGCTGACGACGCGGTCCAGCCAGTCCGGCAGCGGCCCGAGGGCGTT
The Chloroflexota bacterium DNA segment above includes these coding regions:
- a CDS encoding GH3 auxin-responsive promoter family protein, producing MNTRRATTAVMVTQLWRWFSDARRFEDATYNATVAQEKKLLSIIRAHRDTEYGKRFGFGSIRNIGDYQRNVPINTYENLSPYIDRMTAGEQNVLTAESPLMFATTSGTTGKAKFIPVTTSSLAEVNHAVQTHTWRVLEDHPEAGAGQFMVTSSRDVEGRTSAGIPYGAMSGFVVKRQPSLVRSRFALPYEIALITNIELKYYLTLRMALNAPLTAISSLNPSSIVLLCEKLQQYREELIRDVRNGTANALGPLPDWLDRVVSARLAPNPRRADELAALVRNSGELRPLEIWPDLATVLCWKGGTMPLYFRQLRRWFPNLPIRDRGYLASEGCGSIPLTDAGSAGALAVTTSFFEFIPVEARDQANPPVLTAAELQPNRDYYILFTTSAGLYRYDINDVIRVVDFYHDVPLIEFVRKGRGMTSMTGEKLAEQQVTAAMMATVEGTEWEDAIRHFAAVPQFDSPPRYAFYLELKQDLSDEQLRGLAGQIDHALCTENVEYETKRESLRLGPAVLKIVAPGTFDAYKQARVSAGAPEAQVKIPHLTPDREFGKQFTVVRETD
- a CDS encoding cyclic nucleotide-binding domain-containing protein encodes the protein MNLETALRTAPLFAPLDERQRSRIGDLMTIRRFDPGTTILRQGTSAVALYLILDGQVDVSREPEEGGKAVILARLDEGDIFGEMAVLDDDTRSSSVVAVTPVRCALLSRWELIQELRRYPELSIELIRVLARRIRILDERLASLTARDATSTLA